The genomic window CTGGCTTCCATAATTTCAATTTTCAGTGCTTTTAATTCAGGATGTTCTTCCAAATAGGCGATAGGATCAGCCACATGAAGACAATCATTCGCAAAAAAATTTTCTTTAAAGTCCATGATTTTCTTTCCCGTTTCCCCCATCACCATCATTTTTTCTCTTAATGCAGAAAAATTCTTTGTATATAGCTCATAGGGCTTCATAATGATGCCTTCATCTGTATGAATAAAATAGAAAACCTCGCGCTGTTCAAGAAAGGCGGCAGCCTCGCGGCATTTTTCCAAAGACAACCAAGCACGATAAATCGGCTCTTCACCCATAAGACGATAGCCGGCACCGTTACTGAAAATCACATCACAGTCACCCTTCAGCATTCCCAAAAGCTCATGAAGCTGCTCATAACCACGCCCGCTGATAAATACAAAATGATCTCCCTGCTTTTGCAACGCTTCTATTGCTTCAAAGTTGATTGCCGGAATATCTCCACCTATATCTTGAAATGTTCCATCAATATCACAAAAAACGACATTCATTTATTTTTCCCCTTTTCTTTCAATTCTCTCCAGTATACCATAATCTAAAAAGAGAATTTATTTTCTCCAAGCAACAAAATTGAACTATGGTAAAATAACAGTTGAGTTATTTTCTACACAAAAACAGTCGAAAGGGCTTCATCCACATACTGAAAAATAGGTATTTTTTCGAAAAAAGCAAAACAGGTAGCTTATGTGGAACGAGTCATTTTTCTAGTAAAAAAGGAGTCCTCTAATGGAAACAAAAAAATTCTTCTCTGGCAGTACCTTAAAATGGATTGCAATTATCACCATGTTCATGGATCATTCTGCAAAGCTGCTTTATGTACCACAGCACTTAATCGATGCCTTTCCTCCTGGAATGGCAGAATTCTATACCCATCTACTCAAGGTATTTGATGTGTTCCTTGTCCTTGGTAGACTAGCCTTTCCTCTATTTTGCTTTTTGCTGGTAGAAGGTTTTATTCATACATCGAATGTCAAAAAATATTTTTTCCGATTGCTACTTTTTGCATTGATCTCAGAAAT from Enterococcus sp. 9E7_DIV0242 includes these protein-coding regions:
- a CDS encoding HAD-IIB family hydrolase; its protein translation is MNVVFCDIDGTFQDIGGDIPAINFEAIEALQKQGDHFVFISGRGYEQLHELLGMLKGDCDVIFSNGAGYRLMGEEPIYRAWLSLEKCREAAAFLEQREVFYFIHTDEGIIMKPYELYTKNFSALREKMMVMGETGKKIMDFKENFFANDCLHVADPIAYLEEHPELKALKIEIMEASDEELDYLRTELNGEDTYVFSSYFQCLEIVNPISSKGHAVNHFMAEFPDGKSYGIGDGENDLAMLATVDVAVAVENAQENVKEQAHIIAPHCLEGGVGQFIFEHLIQPT